One genomic segment of Pseudorca crassidens isolate mPseCra1 chromosome X, mPseCra1.hap1, whole genome shotgun sequence includes these proteins:
- the LOC137217322 gene encoding nuclear RNA export factor 2-like, whose product MHTTVWRNRKPLQREMGENTQDGTPGSWFRVTIPCGIKYDKTWLMKSIQSHCSVPFTPVDFHFMQNGARFFVQEASTASALMDVSYKIRDEESRKIPVFVSPSAVPYSVRDKLKPEEMEQLKLTLSKRFDVSQQALDLQRLRLDPDLVGYDIDIFLNRRSCMAATLQVIEKYFPELLSLNLSSNKLYQLDGLSDIIQMAPMVKILNLSKNELTSVWELSKMQGLKLEELWLQGNPLCDTFPDQSTYVRAIRECFPKLLRLDGQELPSPVTVDVDTPYIVKLCKGSYFGSDELKSLVLQFLKQYYLIHDYGDRQVLAGAYHEEACFSLMIPFHPEDPAPSSLCEYFKDSRNMKKLKDPCECVMGRLGGKGR is encoded by the exons ATGCATACTACTGTGTGGAGAAACAGAAAACCTCTGCAGAGGGAAATGGGGGAGAACACACAAGATGGAACCCCAGGGAGCTGGTTCAGGGTCACA ATTCCTTGTGGGATAAAGTATGACAAGACATGGCTAATGAAGTCAATCCAGAGCCATTGCAGTGTCCCGTTCACTCCAGTGGAC TTCCACTTTATGCAAAATGGGGCTCGGTTCTTTGTCCAGGAAGCTAGCACTGCCTCTGCATTGATGGATGTCAGCTACAAGATTCGTGACGAGGAGAGCCGAAAG ATACCTGTCTTTGTCAGCCCCTCCGCTGTTCCCTACTCTGTGCGGGATAAGTTGAAGCCAGAAGAAATGGAGCAGCTAAAG CTGACCTTGAGCAAACGATTTGATGTCTCCCAGCAAGCTCTTGACCTCCAGAGGCTCCGCCTTGACCCAG ACTTGGTGGGCTATGATATTGATATATTTCTGAATCGAAGAAGCTGCATGGCTGCCACCCTGCAGGTCATCGAAAAGTATTTCCCTGAG CTGTTGTCCTTGAACTTGAGCAGCAACAAACTGTACCAGCTGGATGGCCTGTCTGACATTATACAGATGGCCCCCATGGTCAAGATCCTGAACCTCTCCAAAAATGAG CTGACGTCTGTGTGGGAGTTGAGCAAGATGCAAGGGCTGAAGCTTGAAGAGCTGTGGCTGCAAGGGAACCCATTGTGTGACACCTTCCCAGACCAGTCCACCTATGTAAG GGCCATCAGAGAATGTTTCCCGAAGTTGTTACGCCTG gaTGGCCAGGAGTTACCGTCACCAGTGACCGTTGACGTTGACACTCCCTACATAGTAAAGCTCTGCAAG GGAAGCTACTTTGGATCTGATGAGCTGAAGAGCCTAGTCCTGCAATTCCTGAAGCA GTACTACTTGATCCATGACTATGGAGACAGACAGGTTCTCGCGGGTGCTTATCACGAGGAGGCCTGCTTCTCCCTGATGATTCCCTTCCACCCCGAGGACCCAGCCCC AAGCAGCTTGTGCGAGTATTTCAAGGACAGCAGGAATATGAAGAAGCTCAAGGACCCCTGTGAGTGTGTGATGGGAAGACTGGGTGGGAAAGGGCGGTGA